In Georgenia soli, a genomic segment contains:
- the pheS gene encoding phenylalanine--tRNA ligase subunit alpha: MTLTNESLHPLDEAAVSAAVEEGLAAVAAASTLDELKAARLAHTGDRSPLALANRAIGGLDPKDKAVAGKLVGQARGRLNKAIAARQAELEAERDEQVLRTETVDVTLPSARTPRGARHPLETLMEDVSDFFVAMGWEIAEGPEVEHEWFNFDALNFGPDHPARQMQDTFYVEPPAGAGGDPNLVLRTHTSPVQSRTMLSRDVPIYIACPGKVFRTDALDATHTPVFHQVEGLAVDKGLTMAHLKGTLDHFARAMFGPEARTRLRPSFFPFTEPSAEMDLWFPQKKGGPGWIEWGGCGMVNPNVLIAAGIDPDVYSGFAFGMGIERTLMLRHGIADMHDMVEGDVRFSQQFGTTGRGN, translated from the coding sequence ATGACTTTGACCAACGAGTCCCTCCACCCGCTGGACGAGGCCGCAGTCTCGGCCGCGGTCGAAGAGGGACTGGCCGCCGTCGCGGCAGCGTCCACACTCGACGAGCTCAAGGCCGCACGGCTCGCGCACACCGGTGACCGCAGCCCCCTCGCCCTCGCGAACCGCGCCATCGGCGGGCTCGACCCCAAGGACAAGGCCGTCGCTGGCAAGCTCGTGGGCCAGGCGCGCGGGCGCCTGAACAAGGCGATCGCGGCCCGTCAGGCCGAGCTCGAGGCGGAGCGCGACGAGCAGGTGCTCCGCACGGAGACGGTCGACGTCACCCTGCCCAGCGCCCGTACCCCCCGCGGCGCCCGTCACCCCCTCGAGACACTGATGGAGGACGTCTCGGACTTCTTCGTCGCCATGGGGTGGGAGATCGCCGAGGGGCCCGAGGTCGAGCACGAGTGGTTCAACTTCGACGCCCTCAACTTCGGGCCCGACCACCCGGCCCGCCAGATGCAGGACACGTTCTACGTCGAGCCTCCCGCCGGGGCCGGGGGAGACCCGAACCTGGTGCTGCGCACGCACACCTCGCCGGTGCAGTCGCGCACCATGCTCTCGCGCGACGTCCCCATCTACATCGCCTGCCCCGGCAAGGTCTTCCGCACGGACGCCCTCGACGCCACCCACACCCCGGTGTTCCACCAGGTCGAGGGGCTCGCCGTCGACAAGGGCCTCACCATGGCGCACCTGAAGGGCACCCTGGACCACTTCGCCCGGGCGATGTTCGGCCCCGAGGCCCGCACCCGCCTCCGCCCGAGCTTCTTCCCGTTCACCGAGCCCAGCGCCGAGATGGACCTGTGGTTCCCGCAGAAGAAGGGGGGACCGGGCTGGATCGAGTGGGGCGGCTGCGGGATGGTCAACCCGAACGTCCTGATCGCCGCCGGGATCGACCCGGACGTCTACTCCGGCTTCGCCTTCGGAATGGGCATCGAGCGGACGCTCATGCTGCGCCACGGCATCGCCGACATGCACGACATGGTCGAGGGCGACGTGCGTTTCTCCCAGCAGTTCGGCACCACCGGAAGGGGCAACTGA
- a CDS encoding HNH endonuclease signature motif containing protein has protein sequence MDGDVALMERPAGRRRQPPTITVSMQDGEPLLALSLEYDDHDTPQADIAVEVVELAKAAPWILPQPHLTTPSPEEAEEPSPHRLRSPAAALLEAHRPGPELARKLERTALADADDATLVEVVAAWEREVAWAAAQQARAIAELGRRRSAGGPRSARSTVFEVEARLSVTRYAAEARVTTAEALEEFPAVADALAAGRIDLRKANVLLLEEWLSPDERRVVHDKLLPDADLYTAPQLRDMMRREALTANPAAAAKRHAKACADREVRIEPAPDSMAWVSAYLRADDAERVRVVVDAMAQGAKAPGDGRTLPQLRADVFSDVFRRMADSGKDLAGRDLPRLQRRSPHLQVTVAGGTLLGIDDEPAILGGYGPIPADLAREIAQDATWRALFTDAATGEFVALSSKAYRPGADLTRTIVARDVTCVFPGCRIPAWACEIDHIDSYDEARKELVAQTDKHRCDAKCHGHHDVKTVGLWDSSRDPTTGEVTWTAPTGHQYVRKPVRPPGPPPRPTDKDDDPPPF, from the coding sequence ATGGACGGAGACGTTGCACTCATGGAGCGGCCGGCTGGTCGACGACGGCAGCCACCCACCATCACGGTGAGCATGCAGGACGGTGAACCCCTGCTCGCCCTGAGCCTCGAGTACGACGACCACGACACTCCCCAGGCCGACATCGCGGTCGAGGTCGTCGAGCTGGCGAAGGCAGCCCCGTGGATCCTTCCCCAGCCGCACCTCACCACCCCGTCGCCGGAGGAGGCGGAGGAGCCCTCGCCGCACCGGCTCCGCTCGCCCGCCGCCGCGCTGCTCGAGGCGCACCGGCCGGGCCCGGAGCTGGCGCGGAAGCTCGAGCGCACCGCGCTGGCCGACGCGGACGACGCCACGCTCGTCGAGGTGGTCGCGGCATGGGAGCGCGAGGTCGCCTGGGCCGCCGCCCAGCAGGCGCGGGCGATCGCCGAGCTCGGCCGACGGCGGTCGGCAGGTGGACCCAGATCCGCCCGGTCGACGGTTTTCGAGGTGGAGGCACGGCTGAGCGTCACGAGGTACGCGGCGGAGGCACGGGTCACCACCGCGGAGGCGCTGGAGGAGTTCCCCGCGGTCGCGGACGCACTGGCGGCGGGGCGCATCGACCTCCGGAAGGCCAACGTGCTGCTCCTCGAGGAGTGGCTGTCCCCGGACGAGCGTCGCGTGGTGCACGACAAGCTGCTGCCGGACGCTGACCTGTACACCGCCCCACAGCTGCGGGACATGATGCGCCGAGAGGCCCTCACCGCGAACCCTGCGGCCGCTGCGAAGCGGCACGCCAAGGCCTGTGCGGACCGTGAGGTGCGCATCGAGCCGGCGCCGGACTCGATGGCCTGGGTGAGCGCGTACCTGCGGGCGGACGACGCCGAGAGGGTGCGGGTAGTCGTCGATGCGATGGCCCAGGGCGCGAAGGCGCCGGGAGACGGCCGCACGCTCCCGCAGCTGCGGGCCGACGTCTTCAGCGACGTCTTCAGGCGGATGGCGGACAGCGGCAAGGATCTGGCGGGCCGAGACCTACCCAGGCTCCAGAGGCGGAGCCCGCACCTCCAGGTGACCGTCGCGGGCGGCACGCTCCTCGGGATCGACGACGAGCCGGCGATCCTCGGTGGCTACGGGCCGATCCCCGCCGACCTCGCCCGGGAGATCGCTCAGGACGCCACCTGGCGCGCGTTGTTCACGGACGCGGCGACCGGGGAGTTCGTCGCACTGTCGTCCAAGGCGTACCGGCCGGGCGCGGACCTGACCCGCACGATCGTCGCCAGGGACGTCACGTGCGTGTTCCCCGGCTGTCGGATACCGGCATGGGCCTGCGAGATCGACCATATCGACTCCTACGACGAGGCGAGGAAGGAGCTGGTTGCGCAGACCGACAAGCACCGGTGCGACGCCAAGTGCCACGGGCACCACGACGTCAAGACCGTCGGGCTGTGGGACTCCAGCCGCGACCCCACCACCGGAGAAGTGACCTGGACGGCGCCCACCGGGCACCAGTACGTCCGAAAGCCCGTCAGACCGCCGGGGCCACCGCCGCGACCAACCGACAAGGACGACGACCCTCCGCCGTTCTGA
- a CDS encoding 2'-5' RNA ligase family protein, whose product MRLFVSLPLPPDVQEHLDLAVRSVTALDPVPAPRSGRPTLRWVPEEQRHITLAFFGEVPDGAVDDLTTDLRAVTAGFPPLRLQLRGAGVFSRQTLWVGVHEEVRAGGGRWLWDEAGGEGQGGRLVELMAACEDAGARYASFERRDRRRAHVTIARSRNRRPDDGDLSARAHALSVYAGPPWTATHARLQVSHLGAGRSGTPLHESLADLALAAG is encoded by the coding sequence ATGAGGCTCTTCGTCTCCCTGCCCCTGCCTCCGGACGTTCAGGAGCACCTCGATCTGGCGGTGCGCTCGGTGACCGCGCTCGACCCGGTGCCCGCTCCCCGCAGCGGGCGGCCGACGTTGCGCTGGGTGCCCGAGGAGCAGCGGCACATCACCCTCGCCTTCTTCGGCGAGGTCCCCGACGGCGCGGTGGACGACCTCACGACCGACCTGCGCGCCGTGACCGCGGGGTTCCCGCCGCTCCGCCTGCAGCTGCGCGGTGCCGGGGTGTTCTCACGGCAGACGCTGTGGGTCGGTGTCCACGAGGAGGTGCGGGCCGGGGGCGGGCGCTGGCTCTGGGACGAGGCCGGCGGCGAGGGGCAGGGCGGCAGGCTGGTCGAGCTGATGGCCGCCTGCGAGGACGCCGGCGCCCGGTACGCCTCCTTCGAGCGCCGTGACCGGCGCCGCGCGCACGTCACGATCGCTCGTTCGCGGAACCGGCGCCCTGACGACGGCGACCTCTCCGCCCGCGCGCACGCGCTCTCGGTCTACGCCGGTCCGCCCTGGACGGCGACGCACGCGCGGCTGCAGGTCTCCCATCTCGGCGCCGGCAGGAGTGGTACACCCCTGCACGAGTCCCTCGCGGACCTGGCGCTCGCAGCCGGGTAG
- a CDS encoding CBS domain-containing protein — protein MRISDVLRRKGDDVVTIRRDATVADLLDLLVSHRIGAVVVSDKDGQVDGIVSERDVIVHLRRATVPPLDEKVGAIMTTEVTVCSPDDDTESLARTMTDRRVRHLPVVVDGRLAGIVSIGDIVKQRLDELQDERDQLVDYVQQGRPAPY, from the coding sequence ATGCGAATCTCCGACGTGCTACGACGCAAGGGTGACGACGTCGTCACCATCCGCCGCGACGCGACGGTCGCCGACCTCCTCGACCTCCTGGTGAGCCACCGCATCGGAGCGGTGGTCGTCTCCGACAAGGACGGTCAGGTGGACGGCATCGTCAGCGAACGGGACGTGATCGTCCATCTGCGGCGCGCCACCGTCCCGCCCCTGGACGAGAAGGTCGGCGCCATCATGACGACCGAGGTCACCGTCTGCAGCCCCGACGACGACACCGAGAGCCTCGCTCGCACGATGACCGACCGGCGCGTCCGCCACCTGCCCGTCGTCGTGGACGGCCGGCTGGCGGGCATCGTCAGCATCGGCGACATCGTCAAGCAGCGGCTGGACGAGCTCCAGGACGAGCGGGACCAGCTCGTCGACTACGTCCAGCAGGGGCGTCCGGCACCGTACTGA
- a CDS encoding PfkB family carbohydrate kinase, translating to MGATSVVCCGLTTLDVTQVVDRVPGADEKVVAHSLAVEVGGPAANAARTAATLGRSTTLVTALGSGPLAGLARDELVAAGVAVVDLADDGDPPVSTVLVTRGTGERAVVSTNAVGRAVATPAPEVLDGAAVLLVDGHLLAAQTALAGAARARGTTVVLDGGSWKDGLDDLLPHVDLAVLSADFLPPWLDSDAGTERRDAEVLTAVAGRGPRLVARSHGGSPVSVLHEGAFLELPVPAVEVVDTLGAGDVLHGAVTAALASGAAWADALARGVEVASLSVGHAGAMGWAADLQDRVGRLRAGD from the coding sequence GTGGGAGCGACGAGCGTGGTGTGCTGCGGCCTGACGACGCTCGACGTCACCCAGGTCGTCGACCGGGTGCCCGGGGCCGACGAGAAGGTCGTGGCGCACTCCCTCGCCGTGGAGGTGGGCGGGCCGGCCGCCAACGCGGCGCGCACGGCTGCCACCCTGGGGAGGTCGACGACGCTCGTGACGGCCCTGGGGTCGGGCCCGCTCGCCGGCCTCGCGCGCGACGAGCTCGTGGCCGCCGGCGTGGCCGTCGTCGACCTGGCGGACGACGGCGACCCGCCCGTCTCCACCGTCCTGGTCACCCGGGGCACGGGCGAGCGTGCCGTCGTCTCGACCAACGCCGTCGGGCGCGCGGTCGCGACTCCCGCGCCTGAGGTCCTCGACGGCGCCGCCGTCCTCCTCGTCGACGGGCACCTCCTCGCGGCCCAGACCGCCCTGGCCGGCGCTGCCCGCGCGCGGGGCACGACCGTCGTGCTGGACGGCGGTTCGTGGAAGGACGGGTTGGACGACCTGCTGCCGCACGTGGACCTGGCCGTCCTCTCCGCCGACTTCCTGCCGCCGTGGCTCGACAGCGACGCGGGCACCGAGCGGCGCGACGCCGAGGTCCTCACGGCGGTGGCCGGCCGCGGGCCGCGCCTCGTCGCCCGGTCGCACGGCGGGTCCCCCGTGTCCGTGCTGCACGAGGGCGCGTTCCTCGAGCTGCCGGTCCCCGCCGTCGAGGTCGTCGACACGCTCGGTGCGGGCGACGTGCTGCACGGCGCAGTCACCGCGGCGCTCGCCTCGGGCGCGGCGTGGGCCGACGCCCTCGCCCGGGGCGTCGAGGTGGCGAGCCTGTCGGTCGGGCACGCCGGCGCGATGGGCTGGGCGGCCGACCTGCAAGACCGCGTCGGCCGCCTCCGCGCGGGCGACTAG
- a CDS encoding MFS transporter: protein MSTSPGGPTTSETPHLASRGRRGVAPWVPATLVLTVVGWGGNQFTPLMLLYRDTLGLSSVTVNAVLGVYVLGLIPALLLGGPASDRIGRRPVTTWAVLAALLGSAVMAAAPLGAWLLFPGRFITGVSVGLAMAAATSWVKELSSPPFDHAAAGAGARRASVGLTAGFGFGPVLTSAMAEWAPAPEVLPYLLHLAVTLPALLAVRALPEPSRLSPRRSVHGGPAAPSVHRPRFLRVVTPAAPWVFGVNAVSIAVVPLVLSSAVAGHGLAYATLLIALTFGAGLAVQPLARRLDDPGSARALLVALGVVILGLGVTTLTAASLNPWIGMAGSVVLGSSYGINLVSGLQEVQRIAGPRDLGALTGIFYALGYLGFLLPTVMAALAGWFDYVAMLSALTVLAALCLAVVARSSRSGLPQRD, encoded by the coding sequence ATGAGCACCTCTCCCGGCGGTCCGACGACGTCGGAGACGCCGCACCTTGCGTCGCGCGGACGCCGCGGCGTCGCGCCGTGGGTCCCGGCCACGCTCGTGCTCACCGTCGTCGGCTGGGGCGGCAACCAGTTCACGCCGCTGATGCTGCTCTACCGCGACACGCTCGGGCTGTCCTCGGTGACGGTCAACGCCGTGCTGGGCGTCTACGTGCTCGGTCTCATCCCCGCCCTGCTCCTCGGCGGACCTGCCTCCGACCGGATCGGGCGGCGGCCGGTGACCACGTGGGCGGTGCTCGCCGCCCTCCTCGGCTCGGCCGTCATGGCGGCGGCACCGCTCGGCGCCTGGCTGCTGTTCCCCGGCCGGTTCATCACGGGCGTCTCCGTCGGGCTGGCCATGGCCGCGGCCACCAGCTGGGTCAAGGAGCTCTCCAGCCCGCCGTTCGACCACGCCGCCGCGGGCGCGGGTGCCCGCCGCGCGTCGGTCGGGCTGACCGCCGGGTTCGGCTTCGGTCCGGTACTCACCTCGGCGATGGCGGAGTGGGCCCCGGCTCCGGAGGTGCTGCCCTATCTCCTCCACCTCGCCGTCACGCTGCCCGCCCTGCTGGCCGTGCGCGCGCTCCCGGAGCCGTCGCGGCTGAGCCCGCGCCGGAGCGTCCACGGCGGGCCGGCCGCGCCCTCGGTGCACCGTCCGCGATTCCTGCGCGTGGTGACCCCCGCGGCGCCGTGGGTGTTCGGGGTCAACGCGGTCTCCATCGCCGTCGTCCCGCTCGTCCTCTCCTCGGCCGTCGCCGGGCACGGCCTCGCCTACGCCACCCTGCTGATCGCCCTCACCTTCGGCGCGGGGCTGGCGGTGCAGCCGCTCGCCCGGCGCCTCGACGACCCCGGGAGCGCCCGCGCGCTGCTGGTGGCCCTCGGCGTGGTGATCCTCGGCCTGGGCGTGACGACCCTGACGGCGGCGAGCCTGAACCCCTGGATCGGCATGGCGGGCTCGGTGGTGCTCGGTTCCAGCTACGGCATCAACCTCGTCTCCGGGCTGCAGGAGGTCCAGCGCATCGCCGGGCCCCGCGACCTCGGCGCCCTCACCGGGATCTTCTACGCCCTCGGCTACCTGGGCTTCCTCCTGCCCACGGTGATGGCCGCGCTGGCGGGGTGGTTCGACTACGTGGCGATGCTCTCTGCGCTCACGGTGCTCGCCGCGCTGTGCCTGGCCGTCGTCGCCCGCAGCTCCCGCAGCGGGCTCCCGCAGCGGGACTGA
- a CDS encoding nucleoside/nucleotide kinase family protein — translation MNATTLLAGPDDVSALVDRVHMVRRQGGPDRRGRALIGVVGAPGAGKSTLTALLAAALQEAGTDAVVVGMDGFHLAQAELERLGRADRKGAPDTFDAEGYVSLVRRVRVQREDSPTVYAPLFDRHLEEPIGSAVPVPAGTPVVLTEGNYLLLPTDPWQRLRRLLDETWFVEVDDDARRSRLLARHLAHGRPPEVATAFAEGSDQRNAELVASTRARADVVVRWHDG, via the coding sequence ATGAACGCGACGACGCTGCTCGCCGGGCCGGACGACGTGTCGGCCCTCGTGGACCGCGTCCACATGGTGCGCCGCCAGGGCGGCCCCGACCGCCGGGGCCGGGCGCTGATCGGCGTGGTCGGCGCCCCAGGCGCGGGCAAGTCGACGCTGACCGCGCTGCTCGCGGCCGCGCTCCAGGAGGCGGGCACCGACGCGGTGGTGGTCGGCATGGACGGGTTCCACCTGGCCCAGGCCGAGCTCGAGCGGCTGGGACGGGCGGACCGCAAGGGAGCGCCCGACACCTTCGACGCAGAGGGGTACGTCTCCCTGGTGCGGCGCGTCCGCGTCCAGCGCGAGGATTCCCCGACGGTCTACGCCCCGCTCTTCGACCGGCACCTCGAGGAGCCCATCGGCAGCGCGGTGCCCGTCCCCGCCGGTACCCCGGTGGTGCTGACCGAGGGCAACTACCTCCTGCTCCCCACCGATCCCTGGCAGCGCCTGCGCCGCCTGCTCGACGAGACCTGGTTCGTGGAGGTCGACGACGACGCACGGCGGTCCCGGCTGCTCGCCCGGCACCTCGCGCACGGGCGTCCGCCGGAGGTTGCGACCGCGTTCGCCGAGGGCTCCGACCAGCGCAACGCCGAGCTGGTGGCGAGCACCCGAGCGCGCGCGGACGTCGTCGTGCGCTGGCACGACGGCTGA
- a CDS encoding TrmH family RNA methyltransferase — protein MTERLDTELTNPRAERVRRVGRLSGRSARSRHQQFLVEGPQGVREAVRHVPAQVRDVYLTRDAAARHPEIVEAARAGGRYVHTASPEVLHAMSPDAQGVLAVLDERGPTTTPALADLAALNDGAGPRLVAVLARVNDPGNAGAVIRAADAAGADAVVLAAGSVELLNPKVVRSTAGSLFHLPVVTGHDLGDVLSALRKMSRPVVLAADGAGEWDLDDLQDRSDLPGLPADPDELTATALVAPDLTGPTVWVFGNEAHGLAEEERSLCDAAVRVPIHGLAESLNLATAATVCLYASARAQRRA, from the coding sequence ATGACCGAGCGCCTGGACACCGAGCTGACCAACCCCCGCGCCGAGCGGGTGCGAAGGGTCGGCCGGCTGTCCGGGCGCTCGGCTCGTTCCCGGCACCAGCAGTTCCTCGTCGAGGGGCCCCAGGGGGTGCGCGAGGCCGTCCGGCACGTGCCCGCCCAGGTCCGCGACGTCTACCTCACGCGCGACGCCGCGGCCCGCCACCCGGAGATCGTCGAGGCTGCCCGTGCGGGCGGCCGCTACGTGCACACCGCGAGCCCCGAGGTGCTCCACGCCATGAGCCCGGACGCCCAGGGCGTCCTCGCCGTCCTGGACGAGCGCGGCCCGACGACGACTCCGGCCCTTGCGGACCTCGCCGCCCTGAACGACGGCGCCGGTCCCCGGCTCGTCGCGGTCCTGGCCCGGGTGAACGACCCCGGCAACGCCGGCGCCGTCATCCGCGCGGCCGACGCCGCCGGGGCGGACGCCGTCGTCCTCGCGGCCGGCAGCGTCGAGCTGCTCAACCCCAAGGTGGTCCGCTCGACCGCCGGATCGCTCTTCCACCTCCCCGTCGTGACCGGCCATGACCTGGGTGACGTGCTCTCTGCCCTGCGGAAGATGTCCCGCCCCGTCGTCCTGGCCGCCGACGGCGCGGGGGAGTGGGACCTCGACGACCTCCAGGACCGCTCCGACCTCCCGGGCCTGCCCGCCGACCCCGACGAGCTCACCGCCACCGCTCTCGTCGCCCCCGACCTGACCGGCCCCACCGTCTGGGTGTTCGGCAACGAGGCGCACGGACTTGCCGAGGAGGAGCGGTCCCTGTGCGACGCCGCGGTACGGGTGCCGATCCACGGGCTCGCCGAGTCTCTCAACCTGGCCACCGCCGCGACGGTCTGTCTCTACGCCTCGGCCCGGGCCCAACGCCGCGCATGA
- the rplT gene encoding 50S ribosomal protein L20, whose protein sequence is MARVKRAVNAQKKRRTTLELASGYRGQRSRLYRKAKEQVTHSMTYSYRDRRARKGDFRRLWIQRINAAVRAEGMTYNRFVQGLKAAGVEVDRRMLAELAVTDIAAFNALVATAREALPADVNAPAA, encoded by the coding sequence GTGGCACGCGTCAAGCGGGCGGTCAACGCCCAGAAGAAGCGCCGTACGACACTCGAGCTCGCCAGCGGCTACCGCGGCCAGCGCTCGCGCCTCTACCGCAAGGCCAAGGAGCAGGTCACTCACTCGATGACCTACTCCTACCGCGACCGTCGCGCCCGCAAGGGTGACTTCCGGCGGCTGTGGATCCAGCGCATCAACGCTGCGGTCCGTGCGGAGGGCATGACCTACAACCGCTTCGTCCAGGGCCTCAAGGCCGCTGGGGTCGAGGTGGACCGCCGCATGCTCGCCGAGCTGGCCGTGACCGACATCGCCGCGTTCAACGCGCTCGTCGCCACCGCCCGCGAGGCTCTGCCGGCGGACGTCAACGCCCCGGCCGCCTGA
- the rpmI gene encoding 50S ribosomal protein L35 yields the protein MPKNKTHSGAKKRFRVTGSGKLMREQANKRHLLEHKPSRRTRRLAMDQAVAPADVKKIKKLLGK from the coding sequence ATGCCGAAGAACAAGACGCACTCCGGTGCCAAGAAGCGCTTCCGGGTCACCGGCAGCGGGAAGCTCATGCGGGAGCAGGCCAACAAGCGTCACCTGCTCGAGCACAAGCCGAGCAGGCGCACCCGCCGCCTCGCCATGGACCAGGCGGTCGCCCCGGCCGACGTGAAGAAGATCAAGAAGCTGCTCGGCAAGTAA
- the infC gene encoding translation initiation factor IF-3 — translation MRPHDGGLLRSTAVATDDVEEHSISEPRINERIRVPEVRLVGPAGEQVGVVRVEDALRLAKEADLDLVEVAPDARPPVAKLMDFGKFKYESAMKARDARRNQANTVLKEIRFRLKIDAHDYATKKGHVERFLKGGDKVKVMIMFRGREQSRPEMGMRLLQRLADDVAELGSVESSPRLDGRNMTMVIGPHRKKAEAKSEQRRKRDEERATKRSTKHGHAGDAPDEAAPAETAGEAPQGGTAPGEAAQSETAS, via the coding sequence GTGCGACCGCACGACGGAGGCCTTCTTCGTTCTACGGCGGTCGCGACAGACGACGTAGAGGAGCACAGCATCAGCGAGCCCCGCATCAACGAGCGGATCCGCGTGCCCGAGGTCCGGCTGGTAGGCCCGGCCGGCGAGCAGGTCGGCGTGGTCCGGGTCGAGGACGCCCTGCGCCTGGCGAAGGAGGCGGACCTGGACCTGGTCGAGGTCGCCCCTGACGCGCGCCCGCCCGTAGCCAAGCTCATGGACTTCGGAAAGTTCAAGTACGAGTCCGCGATGAAGGCGCGCGACGCGCGCCGCAACCAGGCCAACACCGTTCTCAAGGAGATCCGGTTCCGCCTGAAGATCGATGCGCACGACTACGCGACCAAGAAGGGCCACGTCGAGCGCTTCCTCAAGGGCGGCGACAAGGTCAAGGTCATGATCATGTTCCGCGGTCGCGAGCAGTCGCGCCCCGAGATGGGCATGCGCCTGCTGCAGCGGCTCGCGGACGACGTCGCCGAGCTCGGCTCCGTCGAGTCGTCGCCGCGGCTCGACGGCCGCAACATGACGATGGTCATCGGCCCGCACCGGAAGAAGGCCGAGGCCAAGAGCGAGCAGCGTCGCAAGCGCGACGAGGAGCGGGCCACGAAGCGGTCCACCAAGCACGGCCACGCCGGGGACGCCCCGGACGAGGCCGCGCCGGCGGAGACCGCGGGAGAGGCGCCCCAGGGCGGGACCGCCCCCGGAGAGGCCGCTCAGAGCGAGACCGCCTCCTAG